The Aspergillus luchuensis IFO 4308 DNA, chromosome 4, nearly complete sequence DNA window TCGACCATCGACGTCGTGACACCGAACCTGATCTGCATTccagagaagaaggtcaagacCAAACCTGTAGCACCGAAGCGCATCGGATCATCCGCGAGCTGGCGCATGAAGCTTCCGGCCGTCGTTCGAGTGCTCGTAGGGAGTCGGCTTTGCATCGTGCCGCTGGAGTTTCTGCCCATGATGAGGACTCAGGAAACGAAGCGATACCTCGCCGCAGCTCGGGATCGGGAGGCGTCCTATCTCAGCTGCTCAGACTTAGCGGCGGTTGGGACCAATTTCACAAAGGAGCGCGCGGGCTCCACCTAGCCAGTGACACGTTCTACCCCTTCGGTGGAAGCACCCCGGGCACCACGACTCCACGAAAGGAAAAAGTCCGATGGTACAAGAAGCCTGGCAACgtatcaacatcaaccttAGTCGGAGGCGGCAGTGCTAGCGGTGCAAGTACACCTGTTACCGGCGAGCTTCTAAGCGCTGCATCTAGACGACGAGACAAGAGTCGAAGGCACAGCATGAGACTAGAAGAGGAGATCCAAGTAACCCTGCAGATTGCCGAGATCATTGCTCGACAGAGATACATCATGCAGCTGTGCAAGGCGTTAATGAGATTCGGAGCTCCAACCCATCGCCTCGAGGAATACATGCGCATGACGGCCAAAGTTCTAGACGTTGACAGCCAGTTCCTCTACGTCCCAGGATGCATGATCATGTCATTCGATGACCAGAGCACTCGAACCACAGAAGTCAAACTGGTCCGTGTCGTTCAAGGCGTTGACCTAGGACGACTAGCAGATACCCACAACGTATACAAGAACGTCATCCACGATATGATAGGGATCGAAGAAGCGGGAAACGAACTAGAAGAACTAATGGCAAAGAAGCCCCGATTCAACCGATACTTCATTGTCCTAATTTACGGTCTAGCTACTGCCATGGTAGGCCCCTTCGCGTTCGACGCACGACCAATCGACATGCCAATaatcttcttcaacggctGTCTCCTAGGCTGCATGCAACACATCCTCGCACCACGCTCAGTCCTATACTCCAACGTCTTCGAAGTGACCGCCGCCGTCCTcacctccttcctcgcccgcGCCTTTGGCAGTATcaaatcatcctcattcaCCAACGGATCCAACGACTACATATTCTGCTTCTCCGCAATTGCCCAATCCTCCATCGCACTAATCCTCCCGGGCTACACCGTCCTCTGCAGCAGCCTAGAGCTCCAATCCCAACAAATTGTCGCCGGCTCCATCCGCATGGTCTACGCGATCATCtactccctcttcctcggctaCGGTGTCACCGTCGGCACCACCATCTACGGCCTAATCGACAAAAACGCCACCTCAAACCTAACCTGTCCGACAACTGGAGGCTTCGGCAACGCCTACGCACAACGATTCCCCTTCGTCgccgccttctccctctgcctCCTAATCGTCAACCAAGGCAAATGGAAACAATCCCCCATCATGATCGCCATCTCCGTTGCTGGCTACGTAACCAACTACTTCGTCAGCTCGCGCCTAGGCAATAACTCCCAAGTAGCCAACACCGTCGGCGCCTTCACCGTAGGTGTGATGGGCAACCTCTACAGTCGACTCTGGCACGGACACGCCGCTGCAGCTATCCTACCAGCGATCTTCGTCCTCGTGCCCTCCGGTCTAGCGGCGACAGGGAACCTGATTGCAGGCGTCGACACGGCGGACGAGATCCGGTCGAATGTTACGAAGAACGCAACGGGGAGTTCGACTACATCTAGCTCGTCGTCTAGCGATATGTCAACGAATATTTTGGGATTTGGTATGATTCAAGTCGCCATTGGTATTACGGTTGGGTTGTTTGTCGCTGCGTTGGTGGTTTATCCGTTTGGAAAGCGGAGAAGTGGGCTTTTTAGTTTCTAGGCGTGTGGGACTgagagggggttggggggagtGGATTGTTCGATCGCATTTTGTGTTTTGCAGCGTGCAACCTTGCTTGCAGTTGAAGGGAGAACGGATATTTGCATTTTAGCGGGCGAGATTTTATTTGATGAAAAGCAGCGAGCGTTGAGAATGATTACAGCATCGCATGTTATCCATGTattgttatatattatattttaggAGTAAATTAGTAGCTCAACTAGAAAACCGAGTGACATAATTACAATAATAGAATCATATGAACATATTCCGACAACTACTCAGTCCATCTTCGATACGATACAACTGCAAGATAATTATGGAAGAAAACATTAGTACTGTCATTTAAATCTAACCGTCATCATGACTCGTGTTCCGGCACGATCATCTTCTCtggtcttctcttcttgctgTATGCCAAAGCAACCATGACGCTGTCTCATGCATATATACAACAAAACACACAATCGTCACGGCAtcataatataaaatcagcGCAAACGCAAATTCATGTAATGCAATGCAAAACATATCAATAATCTAACCATCTTTCCATGCGGTATACCCGACCATCTCTACTAAATACCGTTCTCGACCGATCATCACCTGCCGGCCCTCAGTATACAAGAAATCCCGAACAAGGTCTAAGAGTCGGGGATGTTCGATCTCAGGCAGACTGCGTAGGTCTGCCAGCGTCAGAGTGATCTCCGTATAGTCCGCGCAGAGGCGGAACAAATTATGATGAAAGTCTTTGGGCACGGAGGAATGGGTCGCGAGCCAGCCGCAGAGGGAATCGAAGAGGTGGTTATGGACGATGAAACTAAGCAGAGAGTCGAGGGAAGACCAATCGACGTCGATCATAGCGGTTGGATGAGGCGTGAGGGCGTTTTGCAT harbors:
- a CDS encoding threonine/serine exporter family protein (COG:S;~EggNog:ENOG410QDH4;~InterPro:IPR010619,IPR024528;~PFAM:PF06738,PF12821;~TransMembrane:10 (i461-479o485-504i513-532o544-566i587-608o628-645i657-674o680-697i704-728o762-788i);~antiSMASH:Cluster_4.12); amino-acid sequence: MSEGRRSNDSSSSSLISYHSVERPNADFDVEKRHDLTPESDSSPSGPRTHRVHFGADRRFEYGIWDADERVLSPGTSHLRRRSSTQASVDITDVSHRGPQSTSTNGREEENEKKQQQTTTSEKRPRRERLKAFRDSIKEKAVNFAARLGRPDDINEDDLQPIDHRRRDTEPDLHSREEGQDQTCSTEAHRIIRELAHEASGRRSSARRESALHRAAGVSAHDEDSGNEAIPRRSSGSGGVLSQLLRLSGGWDQFHKGARGLHLASDTFYPFGGSTPGTTTPRKEKVRWYKKPGNVSTSTLVGGGSASGASTPVTGELLSAASRRRDKSRRHSMRLEEEIQVTLQIAEIIARQRYIMQLCKALMRFGAPTHRLEEYMRMTAKVLDVDSQFLYVPGCMIMSFDDQSTRTTEVKLVRVVQGVDLGRLADTHNVYKNVIHDMIGIEEAGNELEELMAKKPRFNRYFIVLIYGLATAMVGPFAFDARPIDMPIIFFNGCLLGCMQHILAPRSVLYSNVFEVTAAVLTSFLARAFGSIKSSSFTNGSNDYIFCFSAIAQSSIALILPGYTVLCSSLELQSQQIVAGSIRMVYAIIYSLFLGYGVTVGTTIYGLIDKNATSNLTCPTTGGFGNAYAQRFPFVAAFSLCLLIVNQGKWKQSPIMIAISVAGYVTNYFVSSRLGNNSQVANTVGAFTVGVMGNLYSRLWHGHAAAAILPAIFVLVPSGLAATGNLIAGVDTADEIRSNVTKNATGSSTTSSSSSSDMSTNILGFGMIQVAIGITVGLFVAALVVYPFGKRRSGLFSF